The genomic segment ATTTACGGCAAGGATCTCATCCTTGAAATCATCCGCCAAATAGGAGTCGATGGTGCGCTATATCAAGCGCTAGAATTTACTGGTGAGGCGATGAGCCACATTGATATGGATGGACGTTTTAGCCTTTGTAACATGGCAATAGAAGCTGGAGGCAAAAACGGAATAATCGCCGTCGATGAGATAACAAAAGAGTTTTTAAGTGACAAAAACTTAGCTCGCGCACCACGCCTACATTACAGCGATGAGGGCGCAAACTACGCAAGAGTGCTAGAAATCGATGTTAGCAAGCTTGATCCAGTGATCGCTTATCCATTTTTGCCAAGCAATGGAAAAAGCGTAAAACAAGCTCAAAAAGATGATATAAAAATAGATCAAGCCTTCATCGGCAGCTGCACAAACGGTCGCTTGGGCGACCTGCGAATAGCAGCTAAAATCCTAAAAGGCAAACGAGTAGCCAAACACACAAGGCTAATCATCACCCCAGCCACTAGCAAAATCGCCCTACAAGCGCAAAAAGAAGGATTAATGGATATTTTCGCAGAGGCTGGCGCAGTGGTAAGCAACCCAACTTGCGGAGCCTGCCTTGGCGGATATATGGGAATTCTAGCTGCTAAAGAGCGCTGCATTTCAACCTCAAACCGCAACTTCGTAGGCCGCATGGGCGATCC from the Campylobacter magnus genome contains:
- the leuC gene encoding 3-isopropylmalate dehydratase large subunit, producing the protein MAQTITEKIFSEHVGREVRAGQIIESEIDMTIGNDITTPISIRAFKESGAKALAKPENFAIVMDHYIPAKDIMSANQAKISRDFAAEHDLKYFFDEKDMGIEHALIPEKGLVSPGDVVIGADSHTCTHGALGLFSTGMGSTDLAYAMITGKNWFKVPATIKVDFKGKPGEHIYGKDLILEIIRQIGVDGALYQALEFTGEAMSHIDMDGRFSLCNMAIEAGGKNGIIAVDEITKEFLSDKNLARAPRLHYSDEGANYARVLEIDVSKLDPVIAYPFLPSNGKSVKQAQKDDIKIDQAFIGSCTNGRLGDLRIAAKILKGKRVAKHTRLIITPATSKIALQAQKEGLMDIFAEAGAVVSNPTCGACLGGYMGILAAKERCISTSNRNFVGRMGDPTSEVYLANSAVVAASAIAGKIVDPRDL